One Arthrobacter sp. B3I4 genomic window, GACGGTAATACCGGCGGTAATGATCCCAGACGGAGTCGCGGGCGACGGCGCGGATCGCATCCGGAGTGCCGCCGATGGGGCGGCCGAGCGGGTGCGTGCCCAGCACGGCAGCGACGAAGTGTTCGTGCGCGACGTCGGTGGGGTCGTCGCTGTCCATCGCGATTTCCTCGAGGATGACGTCGCGTTCCTGCTCCATCTCCTGCGGGTCCAGCACCGCCCCGGTGATCATGTCTGCGATGACGTCGATCGCCATCGGCAGGTCGGTGTCCAGGACGCGGGCGAAGTAGCAGGTGCTTTCCTTCGCGGTGGCCGCGTTCGATTCCCCGCCCACCTCGTCAAAGGCGGAGGCGATCTCCAGCGCGGTGCGCCGCCGGGTGCCTTTGAACAGCAGGTGCTCAAGGAAGTGGGTGGAGCCGTGCTGGCCCGGCGCCTCGTCCCGCGAACCGACGCCGACCCAGAAGCCGATCGTCGCCGAGCGTTGCCCCGGCATCGCTTCGGTCAAGACCCGGACGCCGCCCGGTAGTACTGAGCGCCGCACCTCTGAGCCGCCGTCGGCTCCGTGGATGAGGGAGTCCGAGTGCTGGTTCTGCTCTAGCGGCAGGGGGACGACAGTCATTAAGGCCTTTCCTCAAAAAACGTTCCACAAAATGGGCGAAATCTGCCTGCAATCCTACCTGCCTTTAACGGCAGCGGGGCCGGTGGAAGAATCCACCGGCCCCGCTGTTTGGCTTGGCAGAATTACTCTGCGGCCGCCTCGGCTACGTCAGCGCCCGCAGCGTCCTCGGATGCTGCTTCCTCAGCCACGACGGGCGAGAGGGAGAGCTTTCCGCGGTCGTCGATCTTGGTGATTTCCACCTGAATCTTCTGCCCGACGGAGACGACGTCCTCGACGTTGTCCACCCGCTTGCCGCCGGCGATCTTGCGCAGCTCGGAGATGTGCAGCAGACCGTCCTTGCCGGGGGTCAGCGAAACGAAGGCTCCGAAAGTGGTGGTCTTGACGACCGTACCCAGGTAGCGCTCGCCGATTTCCGGAAGCTGGGGGTTGGCGATGGCGTTGATCGCGGACCGTGCTGCGTCGGCAGACGGGCCGTTGGTGGCGCCGATGTAGACAGTGCCGTCGTCCTCGATCGAGATGTCGGCTCCGGTGTCTTCCTGGATCTGGTTGATCATCTTGCCCTTCGGGCCGATGACCTCGCCGATCTTGTCTACCGGGATCTTGACCGCGATGACGCGCGGCGCGAACTCGGAGAGCTCGTCCGGGGTGTCGATCGCGGAGTTCAGCACGTCCAGGATGTGCAGGCGTGCTTCGCGGGCCTGCTTCAGGGCGGCGGCCAGGACCGAGGCGGGGATGCCGTCGAGCTTCGTGTCCAGCTGGATGGCCGTAACGAACTCGGAGGTACCGGCAACCTTGAAGTCCATGTCACCGAAGGCATCTTCGGCGCCGAGGATGTCGGTCAGCGCGGCGTAGCGGGTCTGGCCGTCGACCTGGTCGGAAACCAGGCCCATGGCGATACCGGCGACGGCAGCCTTCAGCGGCACGCCTGCGTTCAGCAGGGACAGCGTGGAGGCGCAGACGGAACCCATCGACGTCGAACCGTTGGAGCTGAGAGCCTCAGACACCTGGCGGATGGCGTACGGGAATTCCTCCCGGGTCGGCAACACCGGCATGATGGCGCGTTCTGCCAGGGCGCCGTGGCCGATTTCGCGGCGCTTCGGGGAACCGACGCGGCCGGTCTCACCGGTGGAGTACGGCGGGAAGTTGTAGTTGTGCATGTAGCGCTTGCGCGTCACCGGGGACAGCGAGTCGATCTGCTGTTCCATCTTGAGCATGTTCAGCGTGGTGACACCCATGATCTGGGTCTCGCCGCGTTCGAAGATGGCCGAACCGTGGACGCGAGGCAGAACCTCGACCTCGGCGGTGAGCTGGCGGATGTCCGTCAGGCCGCGGCCGTCGATGCGGATCTGGTCCTTGAGGATGCGCTGGCGCACGACCTGCTTGGTAACGGAGCGGAAGGCTGCGGACAGTTCCTTCTCGCGGCCCTCGAACTGGCCGGCCAGGGAAGAGGTGACCTCGTCCTTGAGTGCGTCGGATGCGGTGTCGCGTTCCTGCTTGTCGGCGATCTGGAAGACCGCAGCCAGCTTCTCGGCGGCAGCGGACTCAACAGCGGCGTAGACATCGTCCTGGTAGTCCAGGAAGACCGGGAACTCGACGGTCGGCTTGGCGGCGCGGGCTGCCAGGTCGGACTGCGCCTCGCAGAGTGCCTTGATGAACGGCTTGGCAGCTTCGAGGCCCTCGGAGACGATCTCTTCGGTTGGGGCGGTGGCGCCCTGTTCCTTGATGAGGTTCCAGGAGTTGTCGGTCGCTTCGGCTTCAACCATCATGATGGCGACGTCGTCGCCTGCGATTCGGCCGGCAACGACCATGTTGAAAACGGCGTTCTCAAGCTGCGAGTGCTTTGGGAACGCAACCCACTGGCTGCCGTTTTCGTCGGCGACGAGGGCAACGCGGACGCCGCCGATCGGGCCGGAGAAGGGCAGGCCGGAGAGCTGGGTGGACATCGAGGACGCGTTGATGGCGACGACGTCGTACAGCTCGTCCGGGTTGATCGACAGCACGGTGACGACAATCTGGACCTCGTTGCGCAGGCCCTTCACGAAGGCGGGGCGCAGCGGGCGGTCCATCAGGCGGCAGGCGAGGATGGCCTCGGTCGAGGGACGGCCTTCGCGGCGGAAGAACGAGCCCGGAATGCGGCCGGCAGCGTACATGCGCTCTTCGACGTCCACGGTCAGCGGGAAGAAGTCAAAGCCTTCACGCGGGTGCTTGCCGGCGGTGGTGGCGGACAGCAGCGCGGTCTCTTCGTCGATGTAGACCATGGCTGCGCCGGCTGCCTGCTTGGCAAGACGGCCGGTTTCAAAGCGGATGACCCGCTTGCCGAAGCGGCCATTATCAATGACGGCTTCTGAGAACTGGATTTCGGGACCCTCCATAGAGAGTCACCTCCGTTTCTTGTTTCACGGAGTCCAGCCGCATCAACCCAGCCCAGCATCTGTCTACTGGCCTGCACTGCACCCGGTCATCGATCGAGACCCACGGGCCAAGGCTTCACTCGTTGAAGCCGTTCCCGGAGGTCACTACCGAGGACCGCGAATGCGTGATGCGGTTGATCCTCCTGTTGAGTTTTCTGAAGAGGGCGGCCCTTTCCAGTGGAAAGGGCCGCCCTAAAGCTGACTAGCGGCGCAGGCCGAGGCGCTCGATGAGCGCACGGTAGCGGTTGATGTCAGTGTTCTTGAGGTAGGTGAGCATGCGCTTGCGGCGACCAACCATGGCCAGCAGACCGCGCTGGGTGTGGTAGTCGTGCTTGTGCACCTTCATGTGCTCAGTCAGATCCTTGATCCGCTGGGTCAGGACTGCAACCTGGACCTCCGGCGAACCGGTATCGCCCTCGGACGTTGCGAAGTCCTTCATGATGGACTGCTTTACAGCGGCTTCAAGTGCCACGTTTACTCCTAGAGATGTGCCGTGAGGCCCGCATCAGTAATTCACTGCCGGGGATGCCGTGCGATTTCCGCTGCCCGCCGGGCAGATCGTTATCGCATGACAGGACCCAGCAACCACGGACTGCAGCCGGATCCAACGTTTAGTTTACGGGCACGCCGCCGAAGTTGTCTAAACAGCCCCGGCCCGCCCGGCGCCGCCCGGGTTCGTCTCAGCCGGCGTCCGGCAGCAAACCCCGGATCGCCGCGACGCCGCGGTAGAGCTCCGCGAAGGAGGTGCTGAGCGGTGAGAGCCCGATCCGGATGCCCTGCGGGGCGCGGAAATCCGGAATCACGTCCTGTTCCCACAGCGTCGCCGTCATTTCCCGGAACGCCGGGTGGTCGACGGTGATGTGGCTGCCGCGCAGCTCGGGGTCCCGCGGAGTTCCGAGGCGCACTCCGGCCGGTTCCAGCCAGGCGTCGTACAGCTCGACGGCGAACGCGGTCAGGAGTTCGGACTTCTCCCGGACGGCGGCCATACCGACTTCCTCGATCAGGTCGAGGGTGCCGCGCATGGCGAGCATGCCGAAAACGGCTGGGGTGCCGCTGAGGAACCCGCGGATGCCCGCGGCGGGTTCGTAGCCGGGGCCCATTTCGAAGGCATCCTTGCGGCCCATCCAGCCCCAGATGGGCTGCTGCAGTCCGGGCAGGTGCCGGGCGTTGACGTAGGCGAACGCGGGCGATCCCGGTCCCCCGTTCAGGTACTTGTAGGTGCAGCCTGCGGCGAAGTCGACGCCGGCGGCGTCGAGCTCAATCACCACGGAACCGGCGGAGTGGCAGAGGTCCCAGACCACCAGGGCGCCGACGTCATGCACGGCGGCGGTGATGCCGGGCAGGTCCGCGAGGAAGCCGGAGCGGTAGGCAATCTGGCTCAGGACCACGACGGCGGTGGCCGGGCCGGCGGCGGCGCGCACCTGGTCGACGGTGACGCCGGAGGCCGGGTCGGCGTCGATCCAGCGCAACGTCAGGCCCTCCTCGCGGGCGATGCCCTCAACGAGGTACCGGTCGGTTGGAAAATTGTCGGTGTCCAGCACGATCTCGGTGCGGTCCGGGTCTGTGACGGCGGCCAGCGCGGCACGGATCAGCTTGTAGAGCGCCACGGTGGTGGAGTCGGCGATGATGGTCTGCCCGGGCGCGGCGCCGAGGACGGCCCGGCCGAGCTGGTCGCCGATGACCTGCGGCAGTTCCAGCCATTCCTCGTCCCAGCCGCGAATCAGGCGTCCGCCCCAGCTGTCCTGGATGAAAGCTGCGATGTCCGTGGCGGTCCGCTTCAGCGGGCGGCCCAGGGAGTTGCCGTCGAGGTAGGACAGGTCCGTGTCCGTTCCGATGAAGTGCCCGCGGTAGGACGCAAGCGGGTCCGCGGCGTCGAGCCCAACGGCCCGCTGCCACAGGGCATCCGTGGACGCCGGCGCGGAGGGCTGGGCGCTCACTGGCCGATCTCCGTGCGGACGGCGAACAGCTCCGGGAAGAAGGTGAGCTCAAGGGCCTTTTGCAGGAAGGCGGCTCCGCTGGATCCGCCGGTCCCGGTTTTCATGCCGATGGTGCGCTGCACCGTGCGCAGGTGGCGGAACCGCCACAGCTGGAAGTTGTCTTCCAAATCCACGAGTTCCTCGCACGCCTCGTAGGCACCCCAGTTGGCGGCCGCGTTTTCGTAGATGTACTTGAACACCGGGACCAGTTCGGGGCGGAACTCATGGGCCTGGCTGACATCGCGGTCAAGCACCGAGGCGGGCACATCGAAGCCCTGGCGTTTGAGGTAGGCGAGAAAGTCGTCGTAGATACTCGGCGCTTCGAGCAGTTCCAGAAGCATTG contains:
- the rpsO gene encoding 30S ribosomal protein S15, whose amino-acid sequence is MALEAAVKQSIMKDFATSEGDTGSPEVQVAVLTQRIKDLTEHMKVHKHDYHTQRGLLAMVGRRKRMLTYLKNTDINRYRALIERLGLRR
- a CDS encoding kynureninase, with translation MSAQPSAPASTDALWQRAVGLDAADPLASYRGHFIGTDTDLSYLDGNSLGRPLKRTATDIAAFIQDSWGGRLIRGWDEEWLELPQVIGDQLGRAVLGAAPGQTIIADSTTVALYKLIRAALAAVTDPDRTEIVLDTDNFPTDRYLVEGIAREEGLTLRWIDADPASGVTVDQVRAAAGPATAVVVLSQIAYRSGFLADLPGITAAVHDVGALVVWDLCHSAGSVVIELDAAGVDFAAGCTYKYLNGGPGSPAFAYVNARHLPGLQQPIWGWMGRKDAFEMGPGYEPAAGIRGFLSGTPAVFGMLAMRGTLDLIEEVGMAAVREKSELLTAFAVELYDAWLEPAGVRLGTPRDPELRGSHITVDHPAFREMTATLWEQDVIPDFRAPQGIRIGLSPLSTSFAELYRGVAAIRGLLPDAG
- a CDS encoding polyribonucleotide nucleotidyltransferase — protein: MEGPEIQFSEAVIDNGRFGKRVIRFETGRLAKQAAGAAMVYIDEETALLSATTAGKHPREGFDFFPLTVDVEERMYAAGRIPGSFFRREGRPSTEAILACRLMDRPLRPAFVKGLRNEVQIVVTVLSINPDELYDVVAINASSMSTQLSGLPFSGPIGGVRVALVADENGSQWVAFPKHSQLENAVFNMVVAGRIAGDDVAIMMVEAEATDNSWNLIKEQGATAPTEEIVSEGLEAAKPFIKALCEAQSDLAARAAKPTVEFPVFLDYQDDVYAAVESAAAEKLAAVFQIADKQERDTASDALKDEVTSSLAGQFEGREKELSAAFRSVTKQVVRQRILKDQIRIDGRGLTDIRQLTAEVEVLPRVHGSAIFERGETQIMGVTTLNMLKMEQQIDSLSPVTRKRYMHNYNFPPYSTGETGRVGSPKRREIGHGALAERAIMPVLPTREEFPYAIRQVSEALSSNGSTSMGSVCASTLSLLNAGVPLKAAVAGIAMGLVSDQVDGQTRYAALTDILGAEDAFGDMDFKVAGTSEFVTAIQLDTKLDGIPASVLAAALKQAREARLHILDVLNSAIDTPDELSEFAPRVIAVKIPVDKIGEVIGPKGKMINQIQEDTGADISIEDDGTVYIGATNGPSADAARSAINAIANPQLPEIGERYLGTVVKTTTFGAFVSLTPGKDGLLHISELRKIAGGKRVDNVEDVVSVGQKIQVEITKIDDRGKLSLSPVVAEEAASEDAAGADVAEAAAE